Proteins encoded within one genomic window of Manduca sexta isolate Smith_Timp_Sample1 chromosome 18, JHU_Msex_v1.0, whole genome shotgun sequence:
- the LOC115443376 gene encoding cytochrome P450 4V2-like — protein MLTYYKEIKEEVDTFIVAGYDTCSLVLTNTLMCLGTYPEAQERVHEDIQTVFGDTDRDVEKEDLSQLLYSEAVIKETLRLYPPGDFLLRYCDKEVQLSNYRMPANIHLIVNTYGMNQDPVWGPDAVHFRPDRWLVLKPEQSNAFGSFSIGKRICPGE, from the exons ATGTTgacatattataaagaaattaaagagGAGGTAGACACCTTCATAGTAGCGGGATACGACACGTGCTCGCTAGTCTTAACTAACACACTTATGTGTTTAGGAACCTATCCAGAGGCCCAGGAACGAGTGCATGAAGA TATACAAACCGTCTTTGGAGATACGGACAGAGATGTTGAGAAGGAGGACTTGTCACAGTTGCTATATTCAGAGGCTGTTATAAAAGAGACTCTGAGATTGTATCCACCCGGTGATTTTTTATTGAGATACTGCGATAAAGAAGTTCAGctaa gtaattACAGAATGCCAGCTAACATAcatttaattgtaaacacgtatgGTATGAATCAAGACCCTGTGTGGGGACCGGACGCGGTACATTTCCGACCTGATCGATGGTTGGTTCTTAAGCCTGAACAAAGTAACGCCTTCGGATCCTTCAGCATCGGAAAACGAATATGTCCAGGTGAATGA
- the LOC119189629 gene encoding cytochrome P450 4g15-like translates to MLSVLSCLCVLYAVWTWYLRNSSSPDRPPYLRGIFPVIGNSLLLLEGRNALFRHVINISRDCIKKGGVICGALGFHRYYIITNPQDALTAANSCLQKHFGYKWGKRWLGNSLIMSTGEIWKNQRRMIAPAFSLPILHGYLGVFNTKARELVEIVSTQTEPTFNILPYIKDVIFKILSKTVFGVDELDDKNFIKQYMNATDTILKNFVDRFNNPLLYSDFMYQLLGYKKIEDEIIRISSNMSDTVSIHVHTLCLSQRVR, encoded by the exons ATGTTGTCGGTGTTGTCGTGCCTGTGTGTGTTGTACGCGGTCTGGACGTGGTATCTTCGGAATTCTAGTTCGCCTGACAGGCCGCCATACCTTCGCGGAATATTTCCCGTCATAGGGAATTCACTTCTTTTGCTTGAAGGACGTAATG cattATTTCGCCACGTGATAAATATATCCAGAGACTGTATAAAGAAAGGCGGAGTTATTTGCGGGGCATTGGGATTTCACAGATATTATA taataACCAATCCTCAAGACGCATTGACCGCGGCGAACAGTTGCCTTCAAAAACATTTTGGTTACAAATGGGGGAAGCGATGGCTGGGAAACTCTTTGATTATGTCTACAG GTGAAATTTGGAAAAATCAACGTAGAATGATTGCACCAGCATTCAGTTTGCCAATATTGCATGGATACCTTGGAGTGTTTAATACTAAAGCAAGAGAATTGGTAGAAATAGTATCAACTCAGACTGAACCCACCTTTAACATTTTACCATATATTaaagatgttatttttaaaatactttcta AGACAGTGTTTGGAGTTGACGAACTGGatgataaaaattttataaaacaatacatgaACGCTACagacacaattttaaaaaactttgttgATAGATTTAACAATCCATTATTATACAGTGATTTCATGTACCAATTATTAGGATATAAAAAGATAGAAGACGAAATCATCAGAATTTCAAGTAACATGAGTGATACTGTAAGTATACACGTACATACGTTATGTTTAAGCCAGAGGGTAAGGTAA